A region from the Toxotes jaculatrix isolate fToxJac2 chromosome 2, fToxJac2.pri, whole genome shotgun sequence genome encodes:
- the LOC121189914 gene encoding CD9 antigen-like, with protein sequence MGKVEGGMKCVKYLLFVFNFIFWLMGSFVLAVGLWLRFDPETVSLLNGDKAPDTFFIGVYILIGAGSLVMLVGFFGCCGAVRESQCLLGSFFACLLIIFGAEVAAGVFGFLNKDKIIEDVQNFYTTTYNENNNSTLIISYQKVLNCCGTSANPCPDSQPDTKDCQAGIKDFFNSKLYIIGYVGIGIAGVMIIGMIFSMVLCCAIRNSREVI encoded by the exons ATGGGGAAGGTGGAAGGTGGAATGAAATGTGTGAAGTACCTTTTGTTCGTGTTCAACTTTATATTCTGG TTGATGGGATCCTTTGTTCTGGCAGTGGGGCTGTGGCTGCGATTTGACCCAGaaactgtgtctctgctcaATGGTGATAAGGCTCCAGACACTTTCTTCATTG GTGTGTATATACTGATTGGTGCTGGCAGCTTGGTGATGTTGGTTGGTTTCTTTGGCTGCTGTGGAGCTGTCCGGGAATCTCAGTGCCTGCTGGGTTCG ttcttTGCCTGTTTGTTGATCATCTTTGGGGCTGAGGTGGCAGCTGGAGTGTTTGGATTCTTAAACAAAGACAAG ataATTGAAGATGTTCAGAACTTCTACACAACAACttacaatgaaaacaataacagcacTTTGATCATCTCATACCAGAAAGTA CTGAACTGTTGCGGAACCTCAGCAAACCCCTGCCCTGATTCCCAGCCAGATACCAAG GACTGTCAGGCAGGCATCAAGGACTTCTTCAACAGTAAACTCTACATCATCGGGTACGTGGGCATTGGCATCGCTGGAGTCATG aTCATTGGGATGATCTTCAGTATGGTTCTCTGTTGTGCCATTCGCAACAGCAGGGAGGTCATCTAA